The following coding sequences are from one Leishmania braziliensis MHOM/BR/75/M2904 complete genome, chromosome 36 window:
- a CDS encoding vacuolar protein sorting-associated protein 45-like protein — MNCILARDTDMKVLLVDDYALPMIATACSQTELLKHKVYLIESLNSAARQRNLMKMLRCYILLRPRLASVDAACVELRMAKYRSYHIFFCGTATAEMLDRLAHADNDSLVEQVQEVFCDFNAVNNDAFVLETPPPQSLVSSFMSASQVRRLAEGLASLMVAQRRRPYIRYQKNSPFVQRLTAELVEVLKSDTSLYDYPTRDTVLLLLDRSDDPLTPLLTPWTYQAMLHEHIGLRSNTLKLPADVQGAEKEGYVFSEHDDSFFANNMFSNWGDLCNSVKKYVDQCKAALNLDRPTATLEELKDFMQKIPQTQSLTGSVTKHTTVTTYLSSVIKKRNLLEVSLLEQDMIASSDQRNHWARLQSIASSASTSQDDLTRLCLIYHLRYEQPSGASQVTPYLDRVNSNYALLLRKLRQYYGHHRATDRLFAATGVMAKIVKTFVDVGNIYTQHEPVLKRTLQQLYSGQLDTASYPYLEQSTSSSSSGGGTLNAEYKPTEAIVYMCGGYTFEEAALVRSINARTAYKPTDAASFAAGGSSIKASIGGEATLNTHSFLNLLEQLSPS; from the coding sequence CGATTATGCATTGCCGATGATAGCTACTGCCTGCTCGCAGACGGAGTTGCTCAAGCACAAGGTGTACCTTATCGAGTCCCTTAACAGTGCGGCGCGACAGCGGAACTTGATGAAGATGCTGCGGTGCTATATTCTTCTGCGGCCACGTCTCGCGAGTGTGGACGCGGCGTGTGTGGAGCTGCGCATGGCGAAGTACCGCAGCTACCACATCTTCTTCTGTGGCACAGCCACCGCGGAAATGCTGGATCGCCTCGCACATGCTGACAACGACTCGCTCGTGGAGCAGGTGCAAGAGGTGTTCTGCGATTTTAACGCCGTCAATAATGACGCCTTCGTTCTggagacgccgccgccgcagtcgcttGTGTCTTCATTCATGTCTGCCTCGCAGGTGCGCCGACTGGCGGAGGGGCTGGCCTCGCTcatggtggcgcagcgccggcgaccCTACATTCGCTACCAGAAGAATAGCCCGTTTGTGCAGCGCCTCACCGCAGAGCTGGTGGAGGTCCTGAAAAGTGACACCAGCCTGTACGACTACCCAACGCGGGAcacggtgttgctgctgttggacCGCAGCGACGACCCGCTCACCCCGCTTCTCACCCCATGGACCTACCAGGCAATGCTTCACGAACACATCGGGCTGCGCTCCAACACGCTCAAGCTGCCGGCAGACGTGCAAGGAGCCGAGAAGGAGGGCTACGTCTTCTCCGAACATGATGACTCGTTCTTCGCCAACAACATGTTTAGCAACTGGGGCGACCTGTGCAACAGCGTGAAGAAGTACGTCGACCAGTGCAAGGCAGCGCTGAATCTTGACcgccccaccgccaccctcgAAGAGCTCAAGGATTTCATGCAGAAAATTCCGCAGACGCAGAGTCTCACCGGGTCCGTCACGAAGCACACGACCGTGACCACGTATCTCTCCAGTGTCATCAAAAAGCGCAACCTGCTGGAGGTCTCTCTATTAGAGCAGGACATGATCGCCTCTTCGGACCAGCGTAACCACTGGGCACGCCTGCAGTCCATCGCGTCGAGCGCCAGTACAAGCCAAGATGACCTCACGCGCCTCTGCCTCATCTACCATCTTCGTTATGAGCAACCCAGCGGCGCATCGCAGGTGACACCGTACCTCGACCGCGTCAACTCCAACTACGCCCTGCTCCTTAGAAAACTGCGGCAGTACTACGGTCATCACCGAGCCACCGATCGCCTGTTTGCCGCAACCGGTGTCATGGCAAAAATTGTGAAGACGTTTGTGGATGTCGGAAACATTTACACTCAGCATGAGCCTGTCCTGAAGCGCACCCTGCAACAGCTGTACAGCGGTCAGCTCGACACTGCTTCGTACCCGTACCTGGAACAgtcgacctcctcctcctcctccggtgGCGGCACGCTGAACGCGGAGTACAAGCCAACGGAGGCGATTGTGTACATGTGCGGCGGGTATACATtcgaggaggcagcgctcGTACGTAGCATAAACGCCCGCACCGCGTACAAGCCGACTGATGCAGCCTCGTTTGCAGCCGGCGGAAGTAGCATCAAGGCATCAATCGGCGGCGAAGCCACTCTCAACACGCACTCGTTCCTGAATTTGCTTGAACAGCTGTCGCCTTCGTAA